The Rhodothermales bacterium genome has a segment encoding these proteins:
- a CDS encoding phenylalanine--tRNA ligase subunit beta, translating to MRISYNWIADYVQPGWSADELADRLTMSGLEVESVDQMGRDMTGVVVGHVLDVKQHPNADRLRVCSVDLGDGVPVQIVCGAPNVAGGQRVPVATVGTALHLPDRKDPDTLVPVTLKRSKIRGEESNGMICAEDELGLGDDHDGIMVLADDAPLGRPFAEYLASQGVAVSDQSIDIAITPNRPDAISHIGVARDVAALADVALSRPDVAVPEAGGDAASQVTVEILDPEGCNRYVGILVRGVTIGDSPAWMKSRLESAGLRPLNNVVDITNYVMMECGQPLHAFDFDLLADATIRVRRTNGPEKFTTLDDQERELPVGTLMITDGQRDVAIAGVMGGQNSEVSDSTTNVLIESAWFDPGDVRRASKKLGLQTDASYRFERGVDPTGQAWAAARAAELMRDLAGGTIVPGMVDAHPVRWQPSRVTLRRDRITLVLGVSVPDAEAQRLLNAIGFVTEATDDGWLVTVPPHRPDVEREIDLIEEVARLYGLDRIEEPSHGTVPNARLAPPKPLPLRIRVADRLVGLGYRELYTNSMMRLDRAEQFASAGLRGGEPVGAPVGTLNPISQEMAALRPSLLPGALQVLAHNLNHGQPGLQAFEFGHVFDRHDGGTILPGYREQEHLLVLVSGKDGLDAWSGPAAEASLFEAKGTVEGLLQSLGLGRRVRMNPEPTGSDLTHYHLNVTLDRKSIGTIGAVSPEVAGEFGIEGAVYFAEINFSALVAAIHSSRPVQYQEVSRFPVVERDIAVLVSGGTPVGDMLQAAQRAGGKLLRNARVFDVYEGKGIPDGHKSVAIGMAFGADRTLKDQEVDKAVSKVVKTLSNQFSAELRG from the coding sequence ATGAGAATCAGTTACAACTGGATCGCCGACTACGTGCAGCCGGGATGGTCCGCGGACGAGCTCGCGGACCGGCTGACCATGAGCGGCCTCGAGGTCGAGTCTGTCGACCAGATGGGACGTGACATGACCGGCGTGGTGGTCGGTCACGTGCTGGACGTCAAGCAGCACCCGAATGCAGACCGCCTGCGAGTCTGCAGCGTTGATCTGGGCGATGGGGTCCCGGTGCAGATTGTCTGCGGTGCCCCGAATGTGGCAGGCGGACAGCGCGTACCCGTGGCTACGGTCGGCACCGCCTTGCATCTGCCGGACCGCAAGGACCCCGACACGCTTGTGCCGGTGACGCTCAAGCGCTCCAAAATCCGTGGTGAAGAGTCCAACGGCATGATCTGCGCCGAGGACGAACTCGGCCTGGGAGACGACCACGACGGCATCATGGTGCTCGCAGATGACGCGCCGCTCGGCCGCCCGTTTGCCGAGTACCTCGCTTCGCAGGGCGTGGCCGTCTCGGACCAGTCCATCGACATCGCCATTACGCCGAACCGCCCGGACGCCATTTCCCACATCGGCGTGGCCCGGGATGTGGCGGCCCTCGCAGACGTGGCGCTCTCGCGGCCCGACGTGGCGGTACCGGAGGCGGGCGGTGATGCCGCTTCCCAGGTCACGGTTGAGATCCTGGACCCTGAAGGCTGCAACCGCTACGTGGGCATCCTGGTGCGCGGCGTAACCATCGGCGACTCTCCGGCATGGATGAAGTCGCGCCTGGAATCCGCCGGGCTGCGGCCGCTCAACAACGTGGTAGACATCACCAACTACGTGATGATGGAGTGCGGCCAGCCGCTGCACGCGTTCGATTTCGACCTCCTTGCGGACGCGACCATCCGCGTGCGCCGCACAAACGGGCCGGAGAAGTTCACCACGCTCGACGACCAGGAGCGGGAGCTTCCGGTGGGCACCCTGATGATCACCGACGGCCAGCGCGACGTGGCCATCGCCGGCGTCATGGGCGGCCAGAACTCTGAGGTGTCTGACTCCACGACCAACGTGCTGATCGAGTCCGCATGGTTCGATCCGGGCGATGTGCGGCGTGCCTCCAAGAAACTGGGCCTGCAAACCGACGCCTCCTACCGATTCGAGCGCGGCGTTGACCCGACCGGGCAGGCCTGGGCGGCGGCGCGGGCCGCGGAGCTGATGCGTGATCTGGCGGGCGGTACCATCGTGCCCGGCATGGTGGACGCACACCCGGTGCGCTGGCAGCCTTCCCGCGTGACGCTCCGGCGGGACCGCATCACGCTGGTACTGGGCGTTTCCGTTCCGGACGCTGAGGCCCAGCGCCTGCTGAACGCCATCGGATTCGTCACCGAAGCCACCGACGACGGATGGTTGGTGACAGTGCCACCGCATCGCCCGGATGTGGAACGGGAAATCGACCTCATCGAAGAGGTGGCCCGACTGTACGGACTGGACCGCATCGAAGAGCCGAGCCACGGCACGGTGCCCAACGCACGCCTCGCTCCGCCGAAGCCGTTGCCGCTGCGCATCCGGGTCGCCGACCGGCTGGTGGGTCTAGGCTATCGGGAGTTGTACACCAACAGCATGATGCGGCTGGATCGAGCGGAGCAGTTCGCTTCGGCCGGGCTGCGTGGTGGCGAACCTGTTGGGGCCCCGGTGGGCACACTGAATCCCATCTCACAGGAGATGGCCGCGCTTCGACCCTCCCTCCTGCCCGGTGCCCTTCAGGTGCTGGCGCACAACCTGAACCATGGACAGCCCGGATTGCAGGCATTCGAGTTCGGCCACGTGTTTGACCGGCACGACGGCGGCACCATCCTTCCCGGGTACCGCGAACAGGAGCATCTGCTTGTGCTCGTGAGCGGCAAGGACGGCCTGGACGCATGGAGCGGTCCGGCCGCCGAAGCCAGCCTGTTCGAAGCTAAAGGCACTGTGGAAGGGCTGCTGCAGTCGCTTGGCCTGGGCCGTCGGGTGCGCATGAACCCGGAGCCGACAGGCTCGGACCTGACCCATTACCATCTGAACGTGACGCTGGACCGGAAGTCCATCGGCACCATCGGAGCGGTATCTCCGGAAGTCGCCGGCGAGTTCGGGATCGAGGGAGCGGTGTACTTCGCGGAGATCAACTTCTCCGCGCTGGTTGCGGCCATCCACTCTTCCCGACCTGTGCAGTACCAGGAGGTGTCCCGATTCCCTGTGGTGGAGCGCGACATCGCGGTGCTGGTCTCCGGCGGCACCCCGGTAGGTGATATGCTTCAGGCCGCGCAACGGGCCGGGGGCAAGCTGCTCCGCAACGCGCGCGTCTTCGATGTGTACGAGGGCAAGGGTATCCCCGACGGACACAAGAGCGTGGCCATCGGCATGGCCTTCGGAGCGGACCGCACGCTGAAAGACCAGGAGGTGGACAAGGCCGTCTCCAAGGTGGTCAAGACGCTGTCCAACCAGTTCTCCGCAGAACTGCGGGGCTGA